A single window of Planctomycetaceae bacterium DNA harbors:
- a CDS encoding M24 family metallopeptidase: MFDLNAIQSAIRQFGFDGWFLYDFRGSNILAQRVLQMPEGFSGSRRYAYFVPAEGQPVRLVHRIESDVLDHLPGEKIIYLKWQDFEAGVQQMVAGSGRVAMEYSPRNANPYVSRVDAGTVELVRSFGCDVASSGDMISLFESALTDQQLQLHYEATKHTTAAFDLAWKFIADNVRARGSVEELEVREAIMQHFHANGLTTYHAPIVGVGPNGGNPHYETGTGTDTTIRQGSFVLIDLWAKMDKPGGIYSDLTRTGFVGTEVPEQYTKIFRIVAAGRDAGIECVKSAFAQGRPLQGWEVDDAVRGVIEKAGYGPQFCHRTGHNMAQETHGNGTHIDNLETHETRLILPRTLFTIEPGIYLPEFGVRSEIDVCIHANGEVEVTGGPIQTEVVPILRDF; encoded by the coding sequence ATGTTTGACCTCAATGCAATTCAATCGGCAATTCGCCAGTTCGGCTTCGATGGCTGGTTTCTTTACGATTTCCGCGGCAGCAACATACTCGCCCAACGAGTGCTGCAGATGCCGGAAGGCTTCAGCGGGTCTCGGCGGTACGCTTACTTTGTACCTGCTGAGGGGCAGCCTGTCCGACTTGTGCACAGGATCGAATCGGACGTACTGGATCATCTCCCCGGTGAAAAGATCATCTACCTGAAGTGGCAGGATTTTGAAGCCGGGGTTCAGCAAATGGTTGCTGGTTCTGGAAGAGTTGCCATGGAGTACTCGCCGCGAAATGCAAATCCCTATGTGTCTCGTGTCGATGCCGGAACCGTAGAGTTAGTGCGTTCGTTCGGCTGCGATGTCGCATCCTCCGGGGACATGATTTCACTTTTTGAATCGGCGCTTACAGATCAACAGCTGCAACTGCACTACGAGGCGACAAAACATACAACGGCTGCCTTTGATCTGGCATGGAAGTTCATCGCGGACAACGTTCGTGCCAGGGGAAGCGTGGAGGAACTGGAAGTGCGCGAAGCGATTATGCAGCACTTTCACGCGAACGGCCTGACGACATATCACGCTCCCATCGTCGGGGTTGGCCCGAATGGTGGCAATCCTCACTACGAAACCGGCACAGGAACGGACACAACCATCCGACAGGGTAGTTTTGTGCTGATTGATTTATGGGCGAAAATGGACAAGCCCGGCGGCATTTACAGTGACCTCACGCGAACCGGCTTCGTCGGAACAGAAGTTCCGGAGCAGTACACCAAAATCTTCAGGATCGTCGCGGCGGGGCGCGATGCGGGTATCGAATGTGTGAAGTCTGCGTTCGCTCAGGGACGTCCGTTACAGGGATGGGAAGTGGATGATGCTGTACGCGGAGTCATAGAAAAAGCTGGTTACGGCCCCCAATTCTGTCATCGGACCGGGCACAATATGGCTCAGGAGACCCACGGAAATGGCACGCACATCGACAATCTGGAGACTCACGAAACGCGACTGATCCTTCCGCGAACTCTGTTCACAATCGAACCCGGTATCTATCTGCCGGAGTTCGGGGTGCGAAGCGAAATTGACGTCTGCATTCATGCGAATGGAGAAGTCGAAGTGACCGGAGGGCCGATTCAAACCGAAGTCGTGCCCATCCTGCGTGACTTTTAA